The following coding sequences lie in one Halogeometricum rufum genomic window:
- a CDS encoding sensor histidine kinase, translating into MLTRVLTLAERVGFGSPPEAVAPQSASTVRVAASGVVTLTGLVLLIPNFTPLLGGPGDALVAVLALVGSVVSVGLVAAGGLLYWSRFGDRNAVRIAVWNLLGVVVLGSVMVAHAATQGAFADGVAASTFTVGNLLAIGAAAHVVIGVYDARRVRAEQLARQRRQTAVLNRVLRHNLRNEAQVLTGHADIVAGAAEDDDGLAASAAALQRSSEKVSNLADGAKAIVRAQERDADDYVPTDLTDVVRAAAADARERHPEATVNVNVAEEAAPVRASDGLRTALDELVDNAVEHGSAGSRTGSRDTADHGGPSVELGVFATSDRVELRVADDGPGIPEHERDVVTGDAEITQLTHGSGLGLWVVEAVASAHGAGLSFADREGGGAVVSLDFPRA; encoded by the coding sequence ATGCTCACGAGGGTTCTCACACTCGCCGAACGGGTCGGATTCGGCTCGCCGCCCGAGGCCGTCGCGCCGCAGTCCGCCTCGACCGTTCGGGTCGCCGCCAGCGGCGTCGTCACGCTGACCGGACTCGTCCTGTTGATTCCGAACTTCACGCCCCTGTTGGGCGGCCCCGGGGACGCGCTCGTCGCGGTGCTGGCGCTCGTGGGGTCGGTCGTCTCCGTCGGACTCGTCGCCGCCGGCGGGCTCCTCTACTGGAGTCGCTTCGGCGACCGCAACGCGGTCAGAATCGCGGTCTGGAACCTGTTGGGCGTCGTCGTCCTCGGAAGCGTGATGGTGGCTCACGCCGCCACGCAGGGGGCGTTCGCGGACGGCGTCGCCGCGTCGACGTTCACCGTCGGGAACCTGCTGGCCATCGGCGCGGCGGCGCACGTCGTCATCGGCGTCTACGACGCCCGCCGAGTCCGCGCCGAGCAACTCGCCCGCCAGCGCCGGCAGACGGCCGTCCTGAACCGCGTCCTCCGGCACAACCTCCGCAACGAGGCGCAGGTGCTCACCGGCCACGCCGACATCGTCGCCGGTGCCGCCGAGGACGACGACGGACTCGCCGCCTCCGCGGCGGCGCTCCAGCGCAGTTCCGAGAAGGTGAGCAACCTCGCCGACGGCGCGAAGGCCATCGTCAGGGCGCAGGAACGCGACGCCGACGACTACGTCCCGACGGACCTCACCGACGTGGTCAGGGCCGCGGCGGCCGACGCGCGGGAGCGACACCCCGAGGCGACGGTCAACGTCAACGTCGCGGAGGAGGCGGCACCGGTCCGCGCCAGCGACGGCCTCCGGACGGCGCTCGACGAACTGGTGGACAACGCCGTCGAGCACGGTTCGGCGGGTAGTCGGACGGGGTCTCGTGACACCGCGGACCACGGCGGCCCGTCGGTCGAACTCGGCGTCTTCGCGACGAGTGACCGCGTCGAACTCCGCGTCGCCGACGACGGTCCGGGCATCCCGGAACACGAACGCGACGTCGTCACCGGCGACGCCGAGATAACGCAGCTCACCCACGGTAGCGGACTCGGTCTCTGGGTGGTCGAGGCCGTCGCCTCGGCGCACGGCGCGGGGCTCTCCTTCGCGGACCGCGAGGGGGGCGGCGCGGTCGTCTCGCTCGACTTCCCGCGAGCGTAG
- a CDS encoding amino acid-binding protein produces the protein MTDAESVPETDGGEQPKPHTVRLELADEPGQLLAALRPIAENGGNLLSIFHERGNLTPRGRIPVEVDLECPPDRFDTIVDALRSEGVNVIQAGAEHYGETLTVVLVGHLVDTDLSDTLRRIEQCSSASLSDVSLNAPEGRDDVSSASLRLATHTGRTEAALDVIREVAAEKDLHVVEPLTEASL, from the coding sequence ATGACCGACGCGGAGTCCGTCCCGGAGACGGACGGCGGCGAACAGCCGAAGCCGCACACGGTCCGTCTGGAACTGGCCGACGAACCGGGCCAGCTCCTCGCCGCGCTGCGCCCCATCGCGGAGAACGGCGGCAACCTCCTCTCGATATTCCACGAGCGGGGGAACCTGACGCCGCGCGGCCGCATCCCCGTCGAGGTGGACTTAGAGTGCCCGCCGGACCGCTTCGACACCATCGTCGACGCGCTCCGCTCGGAGGGGGTGAACGTCATCCAGGCCGGCGCGGAACACTACGGCGAGACGCTCACCGTCGTGCTGGTGGGCCACCTCGTCGACACCGACCTCTCGGACACGCTCCGGCGCATCGAGCAGTGCTCGTCGGCGTCGCTCTCGGACGTCTCGCTGAACGCGCCCGAGGGCCGCGACGACGTGTCGAGCGCGAGCCTGCGGCTCGCCACCCACACGGGCCGCACCGAAGCCGCCCTCGACGTGATTCGCGAGGTGGCGGCCGAGAAAGACCTGCACGTCGTCGAACCCCTCACGGAGGCGAGCCTATGA
- a CDS encoding homoserine dehydrogenase: MSGKRLAVLGAGAVGGSVVELAASYGHTVTAFADSSSAAVAADGVDAASALARKNDEGVVGGADPEDALSADYDVLVEATPTTLGDAEPGFSHVRHALERDADVVLANKGPVAERYADVMALERESEGAVRFEATVGGAIPVLSTIEDLSPSHVSAARGVLNGTANFVLSRMATEGLDYEHVLAEAQDLGVAEADPSFDVEGTDAALKCVILSNVLAEGEREYTLADADVEGITNVPGSALELAADEGQTIRLIGEATPDSVRVSPRLVPQNAALAVSGTRNIVQLETEHAGQLNISGRGAGGPETASAVLSDVGRLD; encoded by the coding sequence ATGAGCGGCAAGCGCCTCGCCGTCCTCGGCGCCGGCGCCGTCGGCGGGTCGGTCGTCGAACTCGCCGCGTCGTACGGCCACACCGTGACCGCGTTCGCCGACTCGTCCTCGGCCGCCGTCGCCGCCGACGGCGTGGACGCGGCGTCCGCGCTCGCGCGGAAGAACGACGAGGGCGTCGTCGGCGGCGCGGACCCCGAGGACGCGCTCTCGGCCGACTACGACGTGCTGGTGGAGGCGACGCCGACGACGCTCGGCGACGCCGAACCCGGCTTCTCGCACGTACGCCACGCGCTCGAACGCGACGCCGACGTGGTGCTGGCGAACAAGGGACCGGTCGCAGAGCGCTACGCGGACGTGATGGCGCTCGAACGCGAGAGCGAGGGCGCGGTGCGCTTCGAGGCCACCGTCGGCGGCGCCATCCCCGTCCTCTCGACCATCGAGGACCTCTCGCCGTCGCACGTCTCCGCCGCGCGCGGCGTCCTCAACGGGACGGCCAACTTCGTCCTCTCGCGGATGGCCACCGAGGGGCTGGACTACGAACACGTCCTCGCGGAGGCGCAGGACCTCGGCGTCGCCGAGGCCGACCCCTCCTTCGACGTGGAAGGGACCGACGCGGCGCTGAAGTGCGTCATCCTCTCGAACGTCCTCGCCGAGGGCGAACGGGAGTACACGCTGGCAGACGCCGACGTGGAGGGCATCACGAACGTGCCCGGCAGCGCGCTGGAACTCGCGGCCGACGAGGGACAGACGATTCGACTCATCGGCGAGGCCACGCCCGACAGCGTGCGCGTCAGCCCGCGACTCGTGCCGCAGAACGCCGCGCTCGCCGTCTCGGGGACGCGCAACATCGTCCAGTTGGAGACCGAACACGCGGGCCAGTTGAACATCAGCGGTCGCGGCGCGGGCGGTCCGGAGACGGCGTCGGCGGTGCTGTCGGACGTCGGCCGGCTCGACTGA
- the tuf gene encoding translation elongation factor EF-1 subunit alpha gives MSDKPHQNLAIIGHVDHGKSTLVGRLLFETGSVPEHVIEQHREEAEEKGKGGFEFAYVMDNLAEERERGVTIDIAHQEFDTDEYYFTIVDCPGHRDFVKNMITGASQADNAVLVVAADDGVAPQTREHVFLARTLGINELIIAVNKMDVVDYAEDTYKEVKEEVQQLLKQVRFRSDDATYIPISAFEGDNIADRSDNTSWYDGPTLLEALNDLPEAEPPTDAPLRLPIQDVYTISGIGTVPVGRIETGTLNPGDNVSFQPSDVGGEVKTVEMHHEEVDRAGPGDNVGFNVRGVGKDDIRRGDVCGPADDPPTVAETFKAQVVVMQHPSVITAGYTPVFHAHTAQVACTIEEINQKLDPSSGEVAEENPDFIKSGDAAVVTVRPQKPLSIEPSGEIPELGSFAVRDMGQTIAAGKVLEVNER, from the coding sequence ATGAGTGACAAACCGCACCAGAACTTGGCCATCATCGGCCACGTTGACCACGGTAAGAGTACGCTGGTCGGACGACTCCTGTTCGAGACAGGGTCGGTTCCGGAACACGTAATCGAGCAGCACCGAGAAGAAGCAGAAGAGAAGGGCAAGGGCGGCTTCGAGTTCGCCTACGTGATGGACAACCTCGCCGAAGAGCGCGAGCGTGGTGTCACCATCGACATCGCCCACCAAGAGTTCGACACGGACGAGTACTACTTCACCATCGTCGACTGTCCGGGCCACCGTGACTTCGTGAAGAACATGATCACGGGCGCCTCGCAGGCCGACAACGCCGTCCTCGTCGTCGCCGCCGACGACGGTGTCGCGCCGCAGACCCGAGAGCACGTCTTCCTCGCCCGCACGCTGGGGATCAACGAGCTCATCATCGCGGTCAACAAGATGGACGTCGTCGACTACGCCGAGGACACCTACAAGGAAGTCAAAGAGGAGGTCCAGCAGCTCCTCAAGCAGGTTCGCTTCCGCTCGGACGACGCGACCTACATCCCGATCTCCGCCTTCGAGGGCGACAACATCGCGGACCGCTCGGACAACACGTCGTGGTACGACGGTCCGACCCTCCTCGAAGCGCTCAACGACCTGCCGGAGGCCGAGCCGCCGACGGACGCGCCGCTCCGCCTCCCCATCCAGGACGTCTACACCATCTCGGGCATCGGTACCGTCCCCGTCGGACGTATCGAGACGGGTACGCTCAACCCCGGTGACAACGTCTCCTTCCAGCCGTCGGACGTCGGCGGCGAAGTGAAGACGGTCGAGATGCACCACGAGGAAGTCGACCGCGCCGGTCCCGGTGACAACGTCGGGTTCAACGTCCGCGGCGTCGGCAAGGACGACATCCGTCGCGGTGACGTCTGTGGTCCCGCCGACGACCCGCCGACGGTCGCCGAGACGTTCAAGGCGCAGGTCGTCGTCATGCAGCACCCGTCGGTCATCACCGCCGGGTACACGCCGGTCTTCCACGCGCACACCGCGCAGGTCGCGTGTACCATCGAGGAGATCAACCAGAAGCTCGACCCCTCCTCGGGTGAGGTCGCAGAAGAGAACCCGGACTTCATCAAGTCCGGCGACGCGGCAGTCGTCACCGTGCGACCGCAGAAGCCGCTCAGCATCGAACCGTCCGGCGAGATTCCGGAACTCGGTTCCTTCGCGGTCCGCGACATGGGTCAGACCATCGCGGCCGGGAAGGTCCTCGAGGTCAACGAGCGATAG
- the rpsJ gene encoding 30S ribosomal protein S10 — MQQARVRLAGTSPDDLDDICDDVREIANKTGVNLSGPIPLPTKTLEVPARKSPDGEGTATWEHWEMRVHKRLIDIDADERALRQLMRIQVPSDVSIEIVLED; from the coding sequence ATGCAGCAGGCACGCGTTCGTCTCGCCGGGACCAGCCCGGACGACCTCGACGACATCTGCGACGACGTCCGCGAAATCGCGAACAAGACGGGCGTCAACCTCAGCGGACCGATTCCGCTGCCGACGAAGACCCTCGAAGTTCCCGCCCGCAAGTCCCCCGACGGTGAGGGGACGGCGACGTGGGAGCACTGGGAGATGCGCGTCCACAAGCGTCTCATCGACATCGACGCTGACGAACGCGCCCTGCGCCAGCTGATGCGGATTCAGGTTCCCAGCGACGTCAGCATCGAGATCGTCCTCGAAGACTGA